ATTTTCCTTTTTAATTAATTTAAAATCCCCTATATCTTTTAAAACTATGGCGTATATCCCATTATACACACTAATTGTCCCAATAACTTCAATTTTATCCCCTTCTTTTATTGTTGGTGTTGTGCTTTTAATATAGTTTGTTAAGTCGTTATTCACATCATCAAATGCCACTATTCTTAAATCCCCGCCCGTATTATCTCTTATTTTAATATATTTTATTTTTTGAATATGATTATATTCGTCTTTATATACCCCCATAGATTGAATTATTCCATCTATTACTACGAAATCTCCTTCCTTAATTTTTGCAATATCTTTATTTCCTGGTTCTATGTTGTACATATATAATATCCCTGTCCCTAAAACCATACAAATAAACGATATAATCATGATTGTTTTATCATTTATTTTCATAATTTAGCATATATTCTTTATTATATTTATGGATTATTATATGACCATATTAATTTTCCTAATATCGATGAACACATCAAATTTTTTAAAAAGAAAATTATATATACTATATTTATACTATTAAGTAATATAAATTATGAATTAGATATTAAAAAATCCAATAGGTGAAAATGTGAAAAAAATAACTCCGCTAACTGTGGGTCTTATTACCGGATTTTCTGCGGCGATATTACAGGCATTTTTTAAAATAACTGCCCCGCCTGCATACGGGATATGTATTGCCTGCCATACCCGAGATTTGGTAAATTGGATGGTGAATAAAACTGGAATATTGGGAGATACCACATTATTTGTAGCTCCTGTTTTTAAAGATGCTGCCACCGGACTTGTGGCTTCAGAATTTGCTCCTGTTTTAACTGTTGTAGGTATTTTTGTTGGTGCTTTAATTGCTTCAAATGCACACAAAGAGTTTAAATTTAAACAAACTCACAACCCATTGTTAGGTTTTGTTATTGGTATTTTAGTAGTGATATTCGCATTGTTAATGGGTGGTTGTCCAGTTAGGGAATCTCTTAGGGCTGCATACTTTGATATTATAGCCATTATAAGTTTAAT
The window above is part of the Methanococcus aeolicus Nankai-3 genome. Proteins encoded here:
- a CDS encoding YeeE/YedE thiosulfate transporter family protein → MKKITPLTVGLITGFSAAILQAFFKITAPPAYGICIACHTRDLVNWMVNKTGILGDTTLFVAPVFKDAATGLVASEFAPVLTVVGIFVGALIASNAHKEFKFKQTHNPLLGFVIGILVVIFALLMGGCPVRESLRAAYFDIIAIISLIAMFIGIVVASEVYLKKKI